A portion of the Salminus brasiliensis chromosome 11, fSalBra1.hap2, whole genome shotgun sequence genome contains these proteins:
- the LOC140565750 gene encoding TPA-induced transmembrane protein isoform X1 — translation MDLELENVDKASTRPEGHSENNNVEIEEGNEVNPGNGSHLGTGAPEHSPLLQSAQGAESNGGQVAVRVESDGAPKKKKNLWLQKPVLQGLKEELNEKVFGKIRLWMALLLAFVFIVSIILFILFLCSGQQKDADDNYDASLYVLPLLFNGSFRLANYSFAQDPVSEPSRDNDLFIKLEQKLTDVYKSSHVLERYFSLAKIHTVSHSKAIVQYELVFKMPEEHEQLKHYVLSREIVYSVLVQQLLDQDTEDPLYIESSSVSMQRMDDLVSDAVLI, via the exons ATGGATTTGGAGTTGGAAAATGTGGATAAGGCATCCACCCGTCCAGAAGGACACTCCGAGAACAATAACGTCGAGATTGAAGAAGGGAATGAG GTGAACCCAGGGAATGGGAGTCACCTTGGAACAGGAGCCCCCGAACACAGCCCTTTACTTCAGTCAGCACAG GGTGCTGAGAGCAATGGAGGGCAAGTTGCAGTGAGAGTCGAATCAGATGGTGCGCCAAAGAAGAAG aAAAATCTGTGGCTGCAGAAGCCG GTGCTGCAGGGGCTGAAAGAGGAGCTGAACGAAAAAGTGTTTGGGAAGATTAGACTGTGGATGGCCCTTCTACTCGCCTTCGTCTTCATCGTTTCTATCATTTTGTTCATTCTCTTTCTTTGCTCAG GTCAACAAAAGGACGCTGATGACAACTATGATGCTTCATTGTATGTGTTGCCACTCCTCTTCAATGGGAGTTTTAGGCTTGCCAACTACAGCTTTGCCCAAGACCCAGTGTCTGAACCCAGTCGAGACAATGATCTTTTCATAAAGCTTGAACAAAAG CTGACTGACGTCTACAAATCCTCCCATGTTCTGGAGCGCTACTTCTCTCTTGCCAAAATACATACAGTGAG TCACAGCAAAGCCATTGTCCAGTATGAGCTGGTGTTTAAGATGCCTGAGGAGCATGAGCAGTTAAAACACTATGTCCTGAGCAGAGAAATCGTTTATTCTGTGCTTGTGCAACAACTGCTTGACCAAGACACAGAGGATCCACTGTACATCGAGTCTTCTTCAGTCAGCATGCAGAGG ATGGATGACCTGGTCTCTGACGCTGTGCTGATATGA
- the LOC140565750 gene encoding TPA-induced transmembrane protein isoform X2 — protein sequence MDLELENVDKASTRPEGHSENNNVEIEEGNEVNPGNGSHLGTGAPEHSPLLQSAQGAESNGGQVAVRVESDGAPKKKVLQGLKEELNEKVFGKIRLWMALLLAFVFIVSIILFILFLCSGQQKDADDNYDASLYVLPLLFNGSFRLANYSFAQDPVSEPSRDNDLFIKLEQKLTDVYKSSHVLERYFSLAKIHTVSHSKAIVQYELVFKMPEEHEQLKHYVLSREIVYSVLVQQLLDQDTEDPLYIESSSVSMQRMDDLVSDAVLI from the exons ATGGATTTGGAGTTGGAAAATGTGGATAAGGCATCCACCCGTCCAGAAGGACACTCCGAGAACAATAACGTCGAGATTGAAGAAGGGAATGAG GTGAACCCAGGGAATGGGAGTCACCTTGGAACAGGAGCCCCCGAACACAGCCCTTTACTTCAGTCAGCACAG GGTGCTGAGAGCAATGGAGGGCAAGTTGCAGTGAGAGTCGAATCAGATGGTGCGCCAAAGAAGAAG GTGCTGCAGGGGCTGAAAGAGGAGCTGAACGAAAAAGTGTTTGGGAAGATTAGACTGTGGATGGCCCTTCTACTCGCCTTCGTCTTCATCGTTTCTATCATTTTGTTCATTCTCTTTCTTTGCTCAG GTCAACAAAAGGACGCTGATGACAACTATGATGCTTCATTGTATGTGTTGCCACTCCTCTTCAATGGGAGTTTTAGGCTTGCCAACTACAGCTTTGCCCAAGACCCAGTGTCTGAACCCAGTCGAGACAATGATCTTTTCATAAAGCTTGAACAAAAG CTGACTGACGTCTACAAATCCTCCCATGTTCTGGAGCGCTACTTCTCTCTTGCCAAAATACATACAGTGAG TCACAGCAAAGCCATTGTCCAGTATGAGCTGGTGTTTAAGATGCCTGAGGAGCATGAGCAGTTAAAACACTATGTCCTGAGCAGAGAAATCGTTTATTCTGTGCTTGTGCAACAACTGCTTGACCAAGACACAGAGGATCCACTGTACATCGAGTCTTCTTCAGTCAGCATGCAGAGG ATGGATGACCTGGTCTCTGACGCTGTGCTGATATGA